Genomic segment of Carassius carassius chromosome 19, fCarCar2.1, whole genome shotgun sequence:
ttaattttgactAAACATAAAAATTTTAAGGCAGCATGAACACTTTTTAAAgttgaaacagttttttttacagtggataaCAAGCTTAATTTGGTAATAAGCAGCTCTATAGAAGGCAGTTAAGAGTTtcattaaaactataaaataacacaaaatatttaagtatatttatttatttcataaattacaTATTGTACGGAATGTCCAAATTTTTGACTGGTAATGAATTATTTGAATGATTTATATCTAAATATGCTGGTTCTAATAAAGTTTTCCCCCGACAGTTGGCAGGGAAACATCTTAAACATGGATACTACTACAGAATTCAATTACCCAGATTTAGTACCTCCCTGCCCAGAAAACCTACGGAATATGAACAGCTTGGCTTTGGTCTTAGTTTACGTCATAGTCTTCTGTCTGAGCTTGCCGGGCAACTTGGTGGTGATCTTCGTGGTGTGCTGCATGGAGAACCGCAGGACATCTACTGATGTTTACCTGATGCACCTGGCCATCGCTGACCTGTGCTTTGCCCTAACTCTTCCATTCACAGCTGCTGACCTTCACGCCGGCTACTGGATGTTCGGCACATTTATGTGCAAACTAATATCAGGCTTGCAGGAAGCCACATTTTACTGCTGTGTCTTCCTGCTGGCATGCATTAGCATTGATCGCTACCTGGCCATCGTGAAAGCAACTCAATTCCTCACCCAAAAACGCCATCTGGTTGCCATAGTGTGTGCACTGGTGTGGCTATTTGCCTTTTTGTTGTCATTGCCCATTGTGGTGAATCGCGAGTCCTTTATCTCTATAAATACGGGAGATTATGTATGCCATGACAATTTGACCGCAGAAAACATGGATAGCTGGAGAGTAGGTTTGCGGATTCTCCACCACACTTTGGGATTTTTCCTGCCATTAGCCGTTATGGTATTCTGCTATGGTTTCACCATGTGCACTCTCTGCCGCACACGCAACAGCCAGAAGCAGAAGGCCATGCGGGTCATCCTGTCTGTCGTCTTGGCTTTTATCATCTGTTGGCTGCCCTATAATATCCTAGAGTTCACAGACAGCCTGATGCGAGGCAGCCAGGTGATGGAAACGTGTGAGCTGAGGGACAGCATAGACGTGGCCTTATACGTCACACAGGCAATGGCTTTTACCCACTGTGCTATAAACCCTATTTTGTATGCCTTCATTGGAAAGAAATTCCGCAACCAGCTTCTGACGTCTCTCTTTAAGAAGGGCCTGTTGGGGAGAGACACAATGTCGAAATATCGAGTGGGATCTGTTTATAGCTCTGGAAGCACTAGGCAAATGTCTGTGACTATGTAGTAAACTGTTATCCTCTTTTAACTTTCAAATTATACATATTCTTCCTCTTTATGCTACTGTCAAAGAAATCATTTGTAATAGCCAGAACTGATATCTCGTTCTATCTTATCCCTGTcttaaaaatacagttttgagGTTGAGTCAGTTTAAATGAGCTGTAACTTGCTTGCATGTAAACTATAGATGCAGGGGTGTAGATTATGCGGGGGACATGCTAAAAAAGTCATACGAGGAAAttcaaaagcgtccagctatcacTGTATGAAAACATGGAAACATGAAAACATTAAACTTACGATTGTGTCAATATatagttttttgtgtttttcaagtcatctccagcaggtaataaataaagtatatgaacaatgcagtgctaatttacatagcatttattacagtatagaaactatccTGCcttgttatattaaaaaattagtttgtagtatataaataagtcattattatttgataatgttcaacagttatagatttctaaggcagttaaaagctagaaattagagaaaaaatttaatttcctataaactcagtcaaaagtttttgaacagtaagcttgttaatgttttttaaagaagtctcttctgttcaccaagcctgcatctatttgatccaaagtaaagcaaaacagtaaaatttagaatttttttttactaggctatttaaaataactgttttctatttgaatatattttttaattacatttattgtaaTTGCAAAGCTATATTTCAAACATTACTTCAGTCacgcgatccttcagaaataattctgattgtgatttgctgctcaaaaaacatttattaatattattatgttgaaaacagaggagtatatttttttcaggtttctctgATGAATGGAACGTTCAGAAGaatagcatttatctgaaatagaaatcctttgttacattataaatgtctttaacatcacttttgaacaatttaaagcatcctcgctaaataaaagtattaatttctataatttccattccaaaaaataaaaattatactgactctaAGCTTCTGAATTGTATAGTGTGATATtacaaaagcttttatttcagataaatgctgatcttttgatctttctattcatcaaagaatcctgaaaatgtttttactgaactgttttaatattgataataataataataatgataataataataataataataataataataataataataataaaaggtttcttgagcttcaaatcagcatattagaatgatttctgaagtatgtgACACAGTATGTGAAAAGGGGAAAGTAGAGATTTTCCGTTTTgcatttttcaattttattttttttattttggggttggtaaaatctcttattctcaccaatgctgcttttatttgatcaaaaatacagtaaaacagtaatattgtacaatgttattacaattaaaaaatattacaattgttTAGCTAtgcaattcattcctgtgatgccatGATGAATTTTCAAAATCAAGAATGTTTTTTTACCACAAACATTTGAAAAGTTTTATTAGTTGCTTGTTTCAGCACGTGCTATTTGTGTTCttattctaaaataatgtaaaaagcaAATTTCATTTTGGCTTCAAATGTGTAAATAAAGTTGCTTCAGGAAAAATATGTATctcacaattttaaattaaactcTGTTTGAGTAATCAGTCTGCTAGCTCTAGGTCAGGCAATGACTTGATTTCATTATTGTCACCACTTCCTTTCCAAAACAAAACAGAGAGAAGTGAAGAAACCTGTTTTCCTCCTTCAAAGAGCACAgccttaaaaaacatttcaacataCTGCACGTACACACAGATATGCAAAATATGAGCAAACTGCAAAAAAGGTATTATGTTTTATCTTCTAGATATATTAATTTTTGTAATATGATTATTAATTTGAATGGCCATTTTGACTAAGTGTTAATCAAGATAAAATTGCACCTGTCTATGTGGCACGTCATTTATCCATCTGGTTTGCACAGTTAAAGTCTTGAGAAATGGAAACAGGAAAAGGTGCTTTTGAAACAATACATTCCACTTCTGTCTTTTTGCATAAACAAACTCTTCTCTAAATCTTAATGCTGTGTCCATCCCATAATCTCTGGTTTATCCTCATAATCTGTGTTAACCTCAGTTTAACCTATTATCAGTTTACATATTTCTCTGAGTGTGAATTAAAGCACACTGGTGGTTATTTccaatattaatacataaatacgACTAAAAGAAGGGTAAGAATTTAGATATTATTTAAagaatcagtggaaaatgaaataTGTTAACTAATAATCAATTTCTGCCCTGATGCAagcatgtttttgtgttgttaTTTTCCAAGAAGGGTCCAGGATGTGGTTTGTCTCTCTTTGTTTTCCACTGTATTAAGTCAAAAATAGACTAAAAGAAGATGGTTAGACTTTAACGATTGCTGCATTACATGGAAAATTCACTTCTTTTGTCTCCTCTTGTGCCAAAAGATTTTACTAATAGACCAATTGATCTCCATGTAAGAATAACAATGAAGCTGCCATCTTTCTAAAGTCATGTTTTCAAAAtctcatatatatacatatgtaaaaatgtaattctgtatgatttataagcttggtTCCTCATGGGAACTTAAATATGTCCCCATAAGGACAAGGGttttgtatattgtattttttttttttatcaaaatgtccCTATAACACAATTCTGCCTGCCATTAGCTGTCATGATGTTCGGCTGTGGTGCACGctttgtaattgtatttatttattttttaaagggacAATACACATTAATTAACATGAGTAAACAGGTCTACTATGTAAGTGTGCCAGATTTAGTCATTCAGGCTTATTGTAGTGTCGTTACTGGGCTTGTTGGGCCTTGGCGAGGTTTTCCCGGATGATGGGCATGACCCTGTCGATCCGCTCCCGCATCTCTCGTACGTGTTCCACCGTGGTTCGGTGGATGGCTGGCTGTTATTCCCAGGCCTCTCTGGCTACGTCAAGCAAGCCGTGGGGCTGTCGGCCAAAGAGGATCTCGAATGGGGTAAAGCCGGTGGATGCTTGAGGTACCTCTCGGATTCCGAAGAGTACATAGGGCAACATCTTGTCCCAGTCCCACTTGTCCTCGGCAGCCACTCAACGTGACATCTGTTTTAGCGTTTGATTGAACCGCTCGACCAAGCCATCCGTTTGAGGGTGGTACACGGTGGTGCGGAGCTGTTTGACCTTCAGGAGCttgcagaggtcagccatcaTCCGGGACATAAACGGGGTGCCTTGGTAAGTCAGTATCTGGGTGGGTATGCCGACCTGACTACTCAGCAGGAACagctcctgggcgatggcttTTGCGGTGGCCTTACGGAGGGGGGTGGCCTTAGGGTAGCGAGTGGCGTAATAcaggatgaccaggatgtgttcaTGTCCCCGGGCAGACTTTGGCTTCCAGGTCCATCCCGATTAGCTCGAAGGGCACCTCGATGATGGGCAGCGTTATCAGCAGGCTGGGGGGAGGGGTGCGTGGACGCAGATGGGACAGTAAAGGTGGGGCAGGTGGCACAGTAAAGCAGGCCGTATTTCACAATGAAGTGAGGAGTTGGATGGGGTGCCGGCTGGAGCTCCTTCGGGTCGGCGATCCTCACTTGGGCCCAGCAGTGTTTCAGGCGGTCATCCTCATGCTGCTCTCTGGCCAAGGCCCCAGCCCCAGTCACCTGCTGGAAGAGGTCAAAGTAAAGATTAGGGTTATGAGGGGGTGACTCACCACCCCTGGGGCTGTCCGAGGCCAGCAGCACGGGACGCTGTCTGGGCTTCTTTGCTGTCTTCCACTTTTGGCGGTTCCCGGCAAGGTTGACAGGCTGGCTGGTGGTGGCGAGTAGGCGGTCAAATCCCGGCCAATCTTTCCCGAGAAGGACCGGGACTGGCAGATCCCTGACGATCCCGACTTCTACAGGCCAGGCGCCAGGGCGACGCTgacgagagctcgggacacgtgtcacgaTATTTATTAATTCTATGGGTATAGTATTCCAAGTATGTATAGCTCTATAAGAAAATACTGATTGCCCAAAATAACTTCTTCTATGTGGTATTATGCAGTCCCTTCTAGTAGTGGCTCTAGTAAAATAATTAGAATTTAAGAGTAAAATATCTGCAAATTTAATCATATTTTCCCAACTTAAAACCCCACATTTACCgaatttttcggactataagtcgcacctgagtataagtcgcatcagtccaaaaatacggcatgatgaggaaaaacatatacagtataggtcgcactggactataaatcgcatttctttagaaccaagagaaaacattaccgtctacagccacgagagggtgctctatgctgctcagtgtagactacaggagcactgagcagcatctctggcagcatagagcaccctctcgtggctgtagatggtaatgttttctcttggttcatttctctcggttcatgtcaaattaattttgaaaaataagtcgcacctgactataagtcgcaggaccagccaaactatgaaaaaaag
This window contains:
- the LOC132094801 gene encoding C-X-C chemokine receptor type 2-like, translated to MDTTTEFNYPDLVPPCPENLRNMNSLALVLVYVIVFCLSLPGNLVVIFVVCCMENRRTSTDVYLMHLAIADLCFALTLPFTAADLHAGYWMFGTFMCKLISGLQEATFYCCVFLLACISIDRYLAIVKATQFLTQKRHLVAIVCALVWLFAFLLSLPIVVNRESFISINTGDYVCHDNLTAENMDSWRVGLRILHHTLGFFLPLAVMVFCYGFTMCTLCRTRNSQKQKAMRVILSVVLAFIICWLPYNILEFTDSLMRGSQVMETCELRDSIDVALYVTQAMAFTHCAINPILYAFIGKKFRNQLLTSLFKKGLLGRDTMSKYRVGSVYSSGSTRQMSVTM